The following are encoded in a window of Streptomyces sp. 11x1 genomic DNA:
- the hypB gene encoding hydrogenase nickel incorporation protein HypB: protein MCRVADLRQAVLAKNDASAHELRDALTARGTAVVNLLSSPGSGKTALLEQELLRARERSIPVAALSADLATENDAIRLARSGVPVKQVLTDGLCHLEAGMLAGHLDGWLPDDVRLLFVENVGNLVCPASYDLGETLRVVLAAVTEGEDKPLKYPTAFGLAQLVVVTKTDLAEAAEFNEVAFRKNLEQVNPGVEVILTSARRGWGVGALLDRALATADGSPAHAPVMSRQSHHHGHKDSHSHGHSRSHDYTRGHSHSHTHGPAPTHPEAPEAMAHPQS from the coding sequence ATGTGCCGTGTCGCCGACCTGCGCCAGGCCGTACTCGCGAAGAACGACGCGAGCGCCCACGAACTGCGCGACGCTCTCACGGCCCGGGGAACCGCGGTCGTCAACCTGCTGTCCAGCCCGGGCAGCGGCAAGACCGCGCTGCTGGAACAGGAACTGCTGCGGGCACGCGAGCGGTCGATCCCCGTGGCGGCGCTGAGCGCCGATCTCGCCACCGAGAACGACGCGATCCGCCTGGCGCGTTCGGGTGTGCCGGTCAAACAGGTGCTCACCGACGGGCTGTGCCATCTGGAGGCCGGCATGCTCGCCGGGCATCTGGACGGCTGGCTGCCCGACGACGTCCGGCTGCTGTTCGTGGAGAACGTCGGCAACCTCGTCTGCCCCGCCTCCTACGACCTGGGGGAGACACTCCGGGTCGTCCTCGCCGCCGTCACGGAGGGCGAGGACAAGCCACTCAAGTACCCCACCGCCTTCGGTCTGGCCCAGCTGGTCGTGGTCACCAAGACGGACCTCGCGGAGGCCGCCGAGTTCAACGAGGTCGCGTTCCGCAAGAACCTGGAACAGGTCAACCCCGGCGTCGAGGTGATCCTGACCTCGGCTCGCCGGGGGTGGGGCGTCGGCGCGCTGCTCGACCGGGCGCTGGCCACCGCGGACGGTTCACCCGCCCACGCGCCGGTCATGTCCCGGCAGTCCCACCACCACGGGCACAAAGACAGCCACAGCCATGGTCACAGCCGCAGCCACGACTACACTCGTGGTCACAGTCACAGCCACACGCACGGCCCCGCCCCCACACACCCGGAGGCCCCCGAAGCCATGGCCCACCCCCAGTCGTGA
- a CDS encoding HypC/HybG/HupF family hydrogenase formation chaperone, with protein MCLAVPGRVLDIEERDGTRMASVDFGGVVKEVCLEYLPDLRVGEYAIVHVGFALQRLDEESARQTLELFAELGMLQEEFGDAWEMAAAEAGVEPMGAAPVAETPVAEVAEVAVEEVRDR; from the coding sequence ATGTGCCTGGCGGTACCCGGCAGAGTGCTGGACATCGAGGAACGGGACGGTACCCGGATGGCCTCCGTCGACTTCGGCGGAGTGGTCAAGGAGGTGTGCCTGGAGTATCTGCCCGACCTGCGGGTCGGTGAGTACGCCATCGTCCACGTCGGCTTCGCCCTGCAACGGCTGGACGAGGAGTCGGCGCGGCAGACGCTCGAACTCTTCGCCGAACTCGGCATGTTGCAGGAGGAGTTCGGCGATGCGTGGGAGATGGCAGCGGCGGAGGCGGGCGTGGAGCCGATGGGAGCGGCGCCGGTGGCAGAGACGCCGGTGGCAGAGGTGGCAGAGGTGGCGGTGGAAGAGGTGCGTGATCGGTGA
- a CDS encoding hydrogenase maturation nickel metallochaperone HypA: MHEMSVALAVVDQVAEAADRAGDVTVVRAVRLQVGELAGVVPDSLAFCFELACAGTLLDGAELVTEAVPGRARCTPCAHEWAVGMPPRLTCPACGGTRTELLAGRELQIVDVRWEGGGPARPSSREPISEES; this comes from the coding sequence ATGCACGAGATGTCCGTCGCGCTGGCCGTCGTCGACCAGGTCGCGGAGGCCGCCGACCGGGCCGGAGACGTCACGGTGGTGCGTGCGGTTCGGCTCCAGGTGGGCGAACTGGCCGGTGTCGTCCCCGACTCCCTCGCCTTCTGCTTCGAACTGGCCTGTGCCGGGACCCTGTTGGACGGTGCCGAACTGGTCACCGAGGCGGTGCCGGGGCGGGCCCGCTGCACTCCCTGCGCCCACGAGTGGGCCGTCGGCATGCCGCCCCGGCTCACCTGTCCCGCGTGCGGCGGTACGCGAACCGAACTGCTGGCGGGCCGCGAACTGCAGATCGTCGACGTGCGCTGGGAGGGCGGCGGCCCCGCGCGTCCGTCCTCCCGCGAACCGATCTCCGAGGAGAGCTGA
- a CDS encoding hydrogenase maturation protease produces MSPFPAPGPRTLVAGIGNIFLGDDGFGVETARRLAERHLPGHTEVVDIGVRGVHLAYQLLDGYDTLVLVDATARGEAPGTLYVIEHDDTVPEPSPGTPALDGHRMTPDTVLALLRTLCAGTGGEPPRRVLVVGCEPASVDERIGLSTPVSAAVPEAVRLIEELLRNGEPSVARASTAEAPK; encoded by the coding sequence ATGAGTCCCTTTCCAGCGCCGGGGCCCAGGACCCTGGTCGCCGGCATCGGCAACATCTTTCTCGGCGACGACGGCTTCGGCGTGGAGACCGCTCGCCGCCTCGCCGAGCGTCACCTGCCCGGCCACACCGAGGTCGTGGACATCGGCGTCCGGGGGGTGCACCTCGCCTACCAGCTCCTGGACGGCTACGACACCCTCGTCCTCGTCGACGCCACGGCACGCGGCGAGGCCCCCGGCACGCTCTACGTCATCGAGCACGACGACACGGTGCCGGAACCGTCGCCGGGCACCCCCGCCCTCGACGGCCACCGGATGACCCCCGACACCGTCCTGGCGCTGCTGCGCACCCTCTGCGCCGGGACCGGCGGCGAGCCACCGCGCCGTGTCCTGGTCGTCGGATGCGAACCGGCCTCGGTGGACGAGCGCATCGGACTGAGCACACCGGTGTCCGCCGCCGTGCCGGAGGCCGTCCGGCTGATCGAAGAGCTGCTGCGGAACGGCGAGCCGTCCGTGGCGCGGGCCTCAACCGCTGAGGCTCCGAAATGA
- a CDS encoding DUF6084 family protein: MTEFSFACTGVRADRYAAGPTLVFRLRVTAADNAHVHAVALRCQIRIEPAHRTYEPAEADGLTDLFGERSRWGSSLQPVQFAQVALMVPSFTGETDVDLVVPCTYDMDIAASRYLTALADGEVPLLMLFSGTAFTGTGGFRVEPVPWDREAAFRMPVATWREMVEQHFPGCGWIRLPRDTMDALLAYRSRHALSSWEATLTSLLDDSRAADAPARDPLRALTGTTGRSDT, encoded by the coding sequence ATGACGGAGTTCTCCTTCGCCTGCACCGGCGTCCGCGCCGACCGGTACGCCGCCGGACCCACGCTCGTCTTCCGGCTGCGCGTCACCGCCGCCGACAACGCCCACGTGCACGCCGTCGCGCTGCGCTGCCAGATCCGCATCGAACCGGCCCACCGAACGTACGAACCGGCCGAGGCCGACGGGCTGACCGACCTCTTCGGCGAGCGCTCACGCTGGGGCAGCTCCCTCCAACCGGTGCAGTTCGCCCAGGTCGCGCTCATGGTGCCCAGCTTCACGGGGGAGACCGACGTCGACCTCGTCGTGCCCTGCACCTACGACATGGACATCGCCGCCAGCCGCTATCTCACCGCCCTCGCCGACGGCGAGGTCCCGCTGCTGATGCTGTTCTCCGGCACGGCGTTCACCGGCACCGGCGGCTTCCGGGTCGAACCCGTCCCGTGGGACCGCGAGGCCGCCTTCCGCATGCCGGTCGCCACCTGGCGGGAGATGGTCGAACAGCACTTCCCCGGCTGCGGCTGGATCCGGCTGCCCCGCGACACCATGGACGCCCTCCTCGCCTACCGCTCCCGGCACGCGCTGTCCTCCTGGGAGGCGACCCTCACGTCCCTGCTCGACGACAGCCGCGCCGCCGACGCGCCCGCGAGGGACCCGCTGCGCGCCCTCACCGGCACCACCGGAAGGAGCGACACGTGA
- the hypE gene encoding hydrogenase expression/formation protein HypE, translated as MSDTTDLPAPATLDIEAWTCPAPVRDRPRVVMGHGGGGALSAELVEQIFAPAYGGDVLSQMGDAAVLALGGARLAFSTDSYVVRPLFFPGGSIGDLAVNGTVNDLAMRGARAAYLSCGFILEEGVELDVVTRVAQALGAAARAAGVEVATGDTKVVEAGHGDGVFVNTAGIGLVPAGVDLRPQRVVPGDVVIVSGAIGIHGVAIMSVREGLEFGVEIESDCAALGGLVDAMLAVTPDLHVLRDPTRGGLAAALNEIAAASGTGVVIRERDVPVPSAVANACAILGLDPFYIANEGKLVAFVPREHADAVLEAMRAHPRGADSVIIGEAVEDHPGMVVARTGLGGTRVVDLPIGEQLPRIC; from the coding sequence TTGTCTGACACCACCGATCTCCCCGCCCCCGCCACCCTCGACATCGAGGCGTGGACATGCCCGGCCCCCGTACGCGACAGGCCTCGGGTCGTCATGGGCCACGGCGGCGGGGGAGCGCTCTCCGCCGAACTCGTGGAGCAGATCTTCGCACCGGCCTACGGCGGTGATGTGCTCTCCCAGATGGGCGACGCGGCCGTTCTCGCGCTGGGCGGGGCCCGGCTGGCGTTCTCCACCGACTCCTACGTGGTGCGGCCGCTGTTCTTCCCCGGCGGCAGCATCGGCGACCTCGCGGTGAACGGCACCGTCAACGACCTCGCGATGCGCGGCGCCCGTGCCGCCTACCTCTCCTGCGGATTCATTCTGGAGGAGGGCGTCGAACTGGACGTGGTCACCAGGGTCGCCCAGGCCCTCGGCGCGGCCGCGCGTGCCGCCGGGGTGGAGGTGGCCACCGGCGACACCAAGGTGGTGGAGGCCGGCCACGGCGACGGGGTCTTCGTCAACACGGCCGGCATCGGTCTCGTCCCGGCCGGCGTCGATCTACGGCCCCAGCGGGTCGTCCCCGGCGATGTCGTGATCGTCAGCGGTGCCATCGGCATCCACGGGGTGGCGATCATGAGCGTGCGGGAAGGACTGGAGTTCGGCGTCGAGATCGAGAGCGACTGCGCGGCCCTCGGCGGTCTGGTCGACGCGATGCTCGCCGTCACCCCGGATCTGCACGTCCTGCGCGATCCCACCCGAGGCGGCCTGGCGGCGGCCCTCAACGAGATCGCGGCGGCCTCCGGCACGGGGGTCGTCATCCGGGAACGCGACGTCCCGGTGCCGTCGGCCGTGGCCAACGCCTGTGCCATTCTCGGCCTGGACCCCTTCTACATCGCCAATGAGGGCAAGCTCGTGGCCTTCGTCCCGCGCGAGCACGCCGACGCGGTACTGGAGGCGATGCGGGCCCACCCCCGGGGCGCCGACTCCGTGATCATCGGCGAGGCCGTCGAGGACCATCCCGGCATGGTCGTCGCCAGGACCGGCCTCGGCGGCACCCGGGTGGTCGACCTGCCGATCGGCGAACAACTGCCGAGGATCTGCTGA
- a CDS encoding DUF6893 family small protein, which produces MKKIVIGGAAMAALVAVAAEVLPDLRRYLRIRRM; this is translated from the coding sequence ATGAAGAAGATCGTCATCGGAGGAGCGGCGATGGCCGCCCTGGTCGCCGTCGCCGCCGAGGTGCTGCCGGACCTCAGGCGCTACCTGCGCATCCGACGGATGTGA
- the hypF gene encoding carbamoyltransferase HypF translates to MSAPQAQAVVTEVTRLRRRVTVRGVVQGVGFRPYLYSLATDLALAGHVTNTPEGVVVEVEGTASAVARFCDRIAAEAPPLARVDSVDHREVPPVGGTTFTILASHSGGPARTLVSPDSATCADCLTELADATNRRYRHPFVNCTHCGPRFTIVTGVPYDRAHTTMAGFAMCLDCAREYGDPADRRFHAQPVACPACGPRLRLLVAGEGGPSSADGGDPVVEARTLLARGAILAVKGLGGYHLACDATNQAAVDLLRRRKARGDKPFAVMTGATDDIRHLVRLGPEEQHLLESRARPVVLLRRRPRPSYAVDAVRPAEAVAPGSPDLGVMLPYTPLHHLLLGLPGDADGPRLLVMTSGNVSGEPIVTDDTEALERLAHLTDAWLTHDRPIHVPCDDSVVRVCDGEPLVLRRSRGYAPLPLTLPLPVRPTLAVGGDLKNAFCLGSGRHAWLSAHIGDMDGLGTQLAFEHATAQLESLTGVRPGTLASDRHPGYRSARWAERNAAERPVVRVQHHHAHIAAAMAEHGLDGTRPVIGVAFDGTGHGDDGAVWGGEFLLADYDRFTRFGHLAYVLLPGGDAAVRRPYRMALAHLRAAGIGWADDLACTVACPPDELPLLERQLERSLNCVPTSSMGRLFDAVSSLAGVCHRAGYEAQAAVEWEAAALLAPAEDTTAYAFALHDPENGENGADGEVGAVRADPAPVLAAIVDDLRAGVEPALIAARFHRGVAALVHGMCRRARKRHGLDTVALTGGVFANTLLSSACARALRGDGFTVLRHRLVPPGDGGLALGQLMVAARTASTPTD, encoded by the coding sequence GTGAGCGCTCCGCAGGCCCAGGCCGTCGTCACCGAGGTCACCCGGCTGCGGCGCCGCGTCACCGTCCGGGGAGTCGTCCAGGGCGTCGGCTTCCGGCCCTACCTCTACAGCCTCGCCACCGACCTCGCCCTGGCCGGCCACGTGACCAACACCCCCGAGGGCGTGGTCGTGGAGGTCGAGGGCACCGCCTCGGCCGTGGCCCGGTTCTGCGACCGGATCGCCGCCGAGGCGCCCCCGCTGGCCCGCGTCGACTCCGTCGACCACCGCGAGGTGCCTCCCGTCGGCGGCACGACGTTCACCATCCTCGCCTCCCACTCCGGCGGACCGGCCCGCACCCTGGTCTCCCCGGACTCCGCCACCTGCGCGGACTGCCTCACCGAACTGGCCGACGCCACGAACCGTCGGTACCGCCACCCGTTCGTCAACTGCACCCACTGCGGCCCGCGTTTCACGATCGTCACCGGCGTCCCCTACGACCGGGCCCACACCACCATGGCCGGCTTCGCGATGTGTCTCGACTGCGCCCGCGAGTACGGGGATCCGGCCGACCGGCGCTTCCACGCACAGCCGGTCGCCTGCCCGGCCTGCGGTCCGCGGCTGCGGCTGCTCGTTGCCGGCGAGGGCGGACCGAGCAGCGCCGACGGCGGGGACCCGGTCGTCGAGGCGCGCACCCTGCTGGCGCGGGGCGCGATCCTCGCCGTGAAGGGCCTGGGCGGCTACCACCTGGCGTGCGACGCCACCAACCAGGCGGCCGTCGACCTGCTGCGACGCCGCAAGGCACGCGGCGACAAGCCGTTCGCCGTCATGACCGGGGCGACGGACGACATCCGGCACCTCGTGCGGCTCGGCCCCGAGGAGCAACACCTGCTGGAGAGCCGGGCCAGGCCGGTGGTCCTGTTGAGGCGGCGGCCACGACCGTCGTACGCCGTCGACGCCGTGCGGCCCGCCGAGGCCGTCGCGCCCGGCAGTCCCGACCTCGGCGTGATGCTGCCGTACACGCCCCTGCACCATCTGCTGCTCGGCCTGCCCGGAGATGCGGACGGCCCTCGGCTGCTCGTCATGACCAGCGGCAACGTGTCCGGGGAACCGATCGTCACGGACGACACCGAGGCACTGGAGCGGCTCGCGCACCTGACCGACGCCTGGCTCACCCACGACCGGCCGATCCACGTCCCCTGCGACGACTCCGTGGTCAGGGTCTGCGACGGCGAGCCGCTCGTGCTCCGCCGCTCCCGCGGCTACGCGCCGCTGCCGCTCACCCTCCCCCTGCCCGTACGGCCGACCCTCGCCGTAGGCGGCGACCTGAAGAACGCCTTCTGCCTGGGCTCGGGCCGCCACGCCTGGCTGTCGGCACACATCGGAGACATGGACGGCCTCGGCACCCAACTCGCCTTCGAGCACGCGACGGCGCAGCTGGAGTCGCTCACGGGGGTGCGGCCCGGGACACTGGCGTCCGACCGGCACCCCGGCTATCGCTCCGCCCGCTGGGCCGAACGGAACGCGGCCGAACGGCCCGTCGTCCGCGTCCAGCACCATCACGCGCACATCGCCGCAGCGATGGCCGAGCACGGGCTCGACGGCACTCGGCCGGTCATCGGCGTCGCCTTCGACGGCACGGGCCACGGCGACGACGGCGCCGTGTGGGGCGGGGAGTTCCTGCTCGCCGACTACGACCGCTTCACCCGGTTCGGGCACCTCGCCTACGTCCTGCTGCCCGGCGGCGACGCGGCCGTACGGCGGCCGTACCGCATGGCGCTGGCCCATCTGCGGGCGGCCGGGATCGGCTGGGCCGACGACCTCGCCTGCACCGTGGCCTGCCCGCCAGACGAACTGCCGCTGCTGGAGCGGCAGTTGGAGCGCTCCCTGAACTGTGTCCCCACGTCCAGCATGGGCCGGCTCTTCGACGCGGTGTCCTCCCTCGCCGGGGTCTGCCACCGCGCCGGCTACGAGGCGCAGGCCGCCGTCGAGTGGGAGGCGGCCGCCCTGCTCGCACCGGCCGAGGACACCACGGCGTACGCCTTCGCCCTCCACGATCCGGAGAACGGCGAGAACGGCGCGGACGGCGAGGTCGGCGCCGTACGGGCCGATCCGGCACCCGTGCTCGCGGCGATCGTCGACGACCTGCGCGCGGGCGTCGAGCCGGCCCTGATCGCGGCACGCTTCCACCGGGGCGTGGCCGCTCTGGTGCACGGCATGTGCCGGCGGGCGCGGAAGCGGCACGGGCTGGACACGGTCGCCCTCACGGGAGGCGTGTTCGCCAACACGCTGCTCTCCTCGGCCTGCGCCCGCGCCCTGCGCGGGGACGGCTTCACGGTCCTGCGGCACCGGCTGGTGCCGCCGGGCGACGGCGGGCTGGCACTGGGCCAGCTGATGGTGGCCGCCCGGACCGCTTCCACTCCCACCGACTGA
- a CDS encoding DUF5947 family protein has translation MTTTTAPTPNAGPGAGLRRFLTERPPRQERCELCAVAVPQDHRHLVDTDKRALVCACGACALLMEQPGAAAGRFRAVPARYLTDPAHQLDDTAWEALQIPVGVAFLFRNAALDRLVALYPSPAGATESELEPATWEAALAGSRLADLLEPDVEALLLRRTDGRGECHLVPIDICYELVGHMRLLWQGFDGGAEARAALDAFFADVARRARPVDEAVRP, from the coding sequence ATGACCACGACGACCGCGCCCACGCCGAACGCCGGTCCCGGCGCGGGCCTGCGGCGGTTCCTCACCGAGCGTCCACCGCGCCAGGAGCGGTGCGAACTGTGCGCGGTGGCGGTGCCCCAGGACCACCGCCACCTGGTCGACACCGACAAACGCGCCCTCGTCTGCGCCTGCGGCGCCTGCGCGCTGCTGATGGAACAGCCCGGCGCCGCCGCGGGCCGCTTCCGCGCAGTCCCCGCCCGCTACCTCACCGACCCCGCACATCAGTTGGACGACACGGCCTGGGAGGCGTTGCAGATCCCGGTCGGCGTCGCCTTCCTCTTCCGCAACGCGGCGCTGGACCGGCTGGTCGCCCTCTACCCGAGCCCGGCCGGAGCCACCGAGAGCGAACTCGAACCGGCGACCTGGGAGGCGGCCCTCGCCGGCAGCCGCCTCGCCGACCTCCTCGAACCCGACGTGGAGGCGCTGCTGCTGCGCCGCACCGACGGCCGCGGCGAGTGCCACCTCGTCCCGATCGACATCTGCTACGAACTCGTCGGCCATATGCGTCTGTTGTGGCAGGGCTTCGACGGCGGGGCCGAGGCCCGCGCCGCGCTGGACGCCTTCTTCGCGGACGTCGCACGACGCGCACGCCCCGTGGACGAGGCGGTGCGCCCATGA
- the hypD gene encoding hydrogenase formation protein HypD codes for MKYIDEFQDPELARRLLDDIRATVTRPWALMEVCGGQTHSIIRHGIDQLLPDEIELIHGPGCPVCVTPLEVIDKALEIASRPEVIFCSFGDMLRVPGTGRDLFQVRGEGGDVRVVYSPLDALRIAQRNPDREVVFFGIGFETTAPPNAMTVHQARKLGVKNFSMLVSHVRVPPAIEAIMSSPSCRVQGFLAAGHVCSVMGVGEYPELAERFRVPIVVTGFEPLDILEGVRRAVRQLERGEHTVDNAYARAVRPEGNPAARAMLEDVFEVTDRAWRGIGVIPDSGWRLSPKYRDHDAEHRFAVGGIRTVEPAECRSGEVLQGLLKPHECEAFGTLCTPRTPLGATMVSSEGACAAYYLYRRLDMPAAQAREASPVV; via the coding sequence GTGAAGTACATCGACGAGTTCCAGGACCCGGAGCTGGCGCGACGGCTCCTCGACGACATCCGTGCCACGGTGACCAGGCCGTGGGCCCTGATGGAGGTGTGCGGAGGGCAGACGCACAGCATCATCCGGCACGGCATCGACCAACTCCTGCCCGACGAGATCGAGTTGATCCACGGTCCCGGTTGTCCCGTGTGCGTGACCCCGCTGGAGGTCATCGACAAGGCGCTGGAGATCGCCTCACGGCCGGAGGTGATCTTCTGTTCCTTCGGCGACATGCTCCGGGTGCCGGGTACCGGCCGGGACCTCTTCCAGGTCCGGGGCGAGGGCGGCGACGTACGGGTGGTCTACTCGCCGCTCGACGCGCTGCGGATCGCCCAGCGGAACCCCGACCGCGAGGTGGTGTTCTTCGGTATCGGCTTCGAGACCACCGCGCCGCCCAACGCCATGACGGTCCATCAGGCCCGGAAGCTGGGCGTCAAGAACTTCAGCATGCTGGTGTCCCACGTCCGCGTACCGCCCGCCATCGAGGCGATCATGTCCTCGCCGAGCTGCCGGGTGCAGGGCTTCCTCGCGGCCGGCCACGTGTGCAGTGTGATGGGCGTGGGGGAGTACCCGGAGCTCGCGGAACGGTTCCGTGTCCCCATCGTCGTGACGGGCTTCGAGCCGCTGGACATCCTCGAAGGCGTACGCCGGGCCGTCCGTCAGCTGGAACGCGGCGAGCACACCGTCGACAACGCCTACGCCCGCGCCGTCCGCCCGGAGGGCAACCCGGCCGCGCGGGCCATGCTGGAGGACGTCTTCGAGGTCACCGACCGGGCCTGGCGCGGCATCGGGGTGATCCCCGACAGCGGCTGGCGGCTGTCGCCGAAGTACCGCGACCACGACGCCGAGCACCGCTTCGCGGTCGGCGGGATCCGGACGGTCGAGCCCGCCGAGTGCCGCAGCGGAGAAGTCCTCCAGGGGCTGCTGAAGCCGCACGAGTGCGAGGCGTTCGGCACCCTGTGCACACCGCGTACGCCGCTGGGGGCCACGATGGTCTCCAGCGAGGGAGCCTGCGCCGCGTACTACCTCTACCGGCGGCTGGACATGCCCGCCGCCCAGGCCCGGGAGGCGAGCCCCGTTGTCTGA
- a CDS encoding nickel-dependent hydrogenase large subunit, producing the protein MAPKTKTAGDGSGLVEMAWDPITRIVGSLGIHTKIDFKQKRVAECYSTSSVFRGYSVFMRGKDPRDAHFITSRICGICGDNHATCSVYAQNMAYGVKPPHLGEWIINLGESAEYMFDHNIFQENLVGVDYCEKMVKETNPGVLELAERTEAPHAAEHGYRTIADIMRSLNPLEGEFYREALQVSRYTREMFCLMEGRHVHPSTLYPGGVGTIASVQLFTDYMSRLMRYVEFMKRVVPLHDDLFDFFYEALPGYEEVGRRRVMLGCWGALNDPEYCDFTYANMTDWGRKMFVTPGVVVDGKLVTNDLTEINLGIRILLGSSYYEDWQGQEQFVTHDPLGNPVDPRHPWNQHTIPAPQKRNFDDKYSWVMSPRWFDGKDHLALDTGGGPIARLWSTALSGLVDIGYIKATGHSVVINLPRTMTKPETTFEWRIPKWSNALERNRARTYFQAYAAAVALHCAEKGLAEVRAGRTQTWEKFEVPDQGIGVGFTEAVRGVLSHHMVIRDGKIANYHPYPPTPWNASTRDTFGTPGPYEDAVQNTPIFEENTPENFKGIDIMRAVRSFDPCLPCGVHMYVGDGRTVKSMHVPTGLSGLGG; encoded by the coding sequence ATGGCACCGAAGACGAAGACGGCCGGCGACGGCAGTGGCCTGGTGGAGATGGCCTGGGACCCGATCACCCGGATCGTGGGCTCCCTGGGCATCCACACGAAGATCGACTTCAAGCAGAAGCGGGTCGCCGAGTGCTACAGCACGTCGTCGGTCTTCCGTGGCTACAGCGTCTTCATGCGCGGCAAGGACCCCCGCGACGCCCACTTCATCACCAGCCGCATCTGCGGGATCTGCGGCGACAACCACGCCACCTGCTCCGTGTACGCCCAGAACATGGCGTACGGCGTGAAGCCCCCGCACCTCGGCGAGTGGATCATCAACCTCGGTGAGTCGGCGGAGTACATGTTCGACCACAACATCTTCCAGGAGAACCTGGTCGGGGTCGACTACTGCGAAAAAATGGTCAAGGAGACCAACCCCGGTGTCCTCGAACTCGCCGAGCGCACCGAGGCTCCGCACGCCGCCGAGCACGGCTACCGCACGATCGCCGACATCATGCGCTCGCTCAACCCCCTGGAGGGCGAGTTCTACCGCGAGGCGCTCCAAGTCAGCCGCTACACGCGCGAGATGTTCTGCCTGATGGAGGGCCGCCATGTGCACCCCTCCACGCTGTACCCGGGCGGCGTCGGCACCATCGCCTCCGTCCAGCTCTTCACGGACTACATGAGCCGCCTCATGCGCTACGTCGAGTTCATGAAGCGTGTCGTGCCCCTGCACGACGACCTGTTCGACTTCTTCTACGAGGCCCTGCCCGGCTACGAGGAGGTCGGCCGCCGACGCGTCATGCTCGGCTGCTGGGGCGCGCTCAACGACCCCGAGTACTGCGACTTCACCTACGCCAACATGACCGACTGGGGACGGAAGATGTTCGTCACCCCCGGTGTCGTCGTGGACGGAAAACTGGTCACCAACGACCTCACCGAGATCAACCTCGGCATCCGCATCCTGCTGGGCAGCTCCTACTACGAGGACTGGCAGGGCCAGGAGCAGTTCGTCACCCACGACCCGCTCGGCAACCCGGTCGACCCGCGCCACCCGTGGAACCAGCACACCATCCCGGCCCCGCAGAAGCGGAACTTCGACGACAAGTACAGCTGGGTCATGTCCCCGCGCTGGTTCGACGGCAAGGACCACCTCGCCCTGGACACCGGCGGCGGCCCCATCGCCCGCCTGTGGTCCACCGCCCTGTCCGGGCTCGTCGACATCGGCTACATCAAGGCCACCGGCCACAGCGTGGTCATCAACCTGCCCCGCACCATGACCAAGCCGGAGACCACCTTCGAGTGGCGGATCCCGAAGTGGTCCAACGCCCTCGAACGCAACCGCGCCCGCACCTACTTCCAGGCCTACGCCGCCGCCGTCGCCCTGCACTGCGCGGAGAAGGGCCTGGCGGAGGTCCGCGCCGGACGCACCCAGACCTGGGAGAAGTTCGAGGTCCCGGACCAGGGCATCGGCGTCGGCTTCACCGAGGCGGTCCGCGGCGTCCTCTCCCACCACATGGTGATCCGCGACGGCAAGATCGCCAACTACCACCCGTACCCGCCGACGCCCTGGAACGCGAGCACCAGGGACACCTTCGGCACACCCGGCCCGTACGAGGACGCCGTGCAGAACACGCCCATCTTCGAGGAGAACACCCCGGAGAACTTCAAGGGCATCGACATCATGCGCGCCGTCCGCAGCTTCGACCCCTGTCTGCCCTGCGGCGTCCACATGTACGTCGGCGACGGCAGGACCGTGAAGTCGATGCACGTGCCCACCGGCCTGAGCGGACTGGGCGGATGA